A window of Myxococcales bacterium contains these coding sequences:
- a CDS encoding XdhC family protein, protein MPHGDRTEPRGEAGEGFVPHAATPSAVLETAAKKAALGRRGAMATVLDRKGSAPSTPGQKLYVCDDGTSIGTVGGGAVEREVLSALVPYLADDPPRASVRELLLGAELGMCCGGRVSVLLEPLVSVEPCLVVGGGHVATATAPLLARLGLAVTVVDPREAWATEGRLPGVRTLVGAFDELGREVPERGIFLAMTHDHGEDQRAIEWALRRSFSFVGGVGSRAKAERTKKRLLHRGFSESDAARVRMPVGLDIGARLPDEIAVAIAAELVAFLRGRGPGQT, encoded by the coding sequence GTGCCACACGGAGATCGCACAGAGCCCCGAGGCGAGGCCGGTGAGGGGTTCGTCCCGCACGCGGCCACGCCCTCGGCGGTGCTCGAGACCGCCGCGAAGAAGGCCGCGCTCGGTCGCCGCGGGGCCATGGCCACGGTGCTCGATCGCAAGGGGTCGGCGCCCTCCACGCCCGGGCAGAAGCTCTACGTGTGCGACGACGGCACCTCGATCGGCACGGTCGGCGGTGGGGCCGTCGAGCGTGAGGTGCTCTCCGCCCTCGTACCGTACCTCGCCGACGATCCGCCCAGGGCGAGCGTGCGCGAGCTCCTCCTCGGGGCCGAGCTCGGCATGTGCTGCGGCGGGCGGGTCTCGGTGTTGCTCGAGCCGCTCGTGTCGGTCGAGCCGTGCCTCGTGGTCGGTGGCGGTCACGTGGCGACGGCCACGGCGCCCCTCCTCGCGCGCCTCGGGCTCGCGGTCACGGTGGTCGACCCGCGCGAGGCATGGGCCACCGAGGGCCGTCTCCCGGGCGTGAGGACGCTGGTCGGCGCGTTCGACGAGCTCGGCCGCGAGGTGCCCGAGCGGGGCATCTTTCTCGCGATGACCCACGATCACGGAGAGGATCAGCGCGCGATCGAGTGGGCGCTTCGGCGCTCCTTTTCGTTCGTCGGGGGGGTCGGCAGCCGCGCCAAGGCCGAGCGCACCAAAAAGCGCCTCCTGCATCGCGGCTTCTCCGAGAGCGATGCGGCGCGCGTGCGCATGCCCGTGGGCCTCGACATCGGCGCGCGCCTCCCCGACGAGATCGCCGTGGCCATCGCGGCCGAGCTCGTCGCGTTCCTGCGGGGGCGAGGGCCGGGGCAGACCTGA